A segment of the ANME-2 cluster archaeon genome:
CTTCAGCATGAACCTTATAACCATTGGGTAATAGTTCAACATAATTATTTCTGATTGTAAGATCTGGAGAATCAATTGAATATTCTATTTCTGAAATTGAATAGGGTGCAGAAGATCCACCAAAATTGTCTTCAATATTGTAGGCCATTATAATGGATCCATAACTTTGTAATTGGTTATCAAGGTTGCCTGCAATAAGAAAAGTCACAAAAAATTTCAGATTATTTTCTTCATCTATGAAGTTAAAATAATGCCATTCTTTATAGCTATCGCCACTTAATTCTGGATGAAAAGAATCAATAATAGATAATTCTCGTATCAGTTTACTGTTTGGTTCAGCAGTACTTATTATTGGTATTGATGATAATGTAAGAATAAAAATAATATATATAATAACTGATTGTTTTTTCATTTTAATATGCCTCAATATCACTTTATTTTAATCGACTTAAGACTTTTCATATACAAATATTTTTCTTCACCTCCACTTTATAAAATTGTACTTACAAATTTCCCATATACTGTGAAATGCTTTTAGTGAGTGGAGTATGAAAATAATTGAGATTACGTAAAAAAAAGGCGCCGGGGTTGGGATTCGAACCCAAGTGTACCTTACGATACAACAGGTCTCGAGCCTGCCGCATATAGACTCCAGGGAGTCTAACGGCTCCGTTGGATTAGTCCGCTCTGCTACCCCGGCAACAAGGAGGTAGAATTCACTATACTGTCATGTAATGACTTTAAACTTCTTACTAAAAGGTGAGATTAGACAAAGCAGGTATCGAGTCTGAGGCGTTCGAGCGAAGTGAGAAGGCCGAAGATAAGAAAATCGCAACAGCGATTTTCGACTGCCGCATATAGACTCCAGGGAGTCTAACGGCTCCGTTGGATTAGTCCGCTCTGCTACCCCGGCAACAAGGAGGTAGAATTCACTATACTGTCATGTAATGACTTTAAACTTCTCATAAAAAGGGGCTGCCTTAAAAGCTGACACATGCTTGGACTGCCTACCACACCTTCAGGTCAATCCCCTCGATCCTCAACCTGCTGCCCTCGGAATGCACCACCACACCAGAATGCACCTTCTGCATCATGCAGTGTTCAGGCAGAAACTTCACAGTCTGGCCCACATCAGGCACCCTGCCCTTACTGACAATACCATCAAATGCCAACACCAGACATAGGCCAATATCCTCAAAAGCCACATCATCCCCGCCAAGCCTGTGGATAGGCCCAACAAGATGAACGGTCATGATACCCCGCTTCATATCCAGCACCCTGGCAAAATGCGTAACAGGACACCCCAGTGGCCTGTACCGCACATACTCGCCCACATCCGGCCCCACCTCCGGATCAAAAGGATGCAGGTCTTCCCTGCATGACGGCTCACCAGGCAGGGGTGAAAAAACAAAATCAGCCTCAAGTCCGTCAATAACACCAATAATAGGCCTGGAATCCTTAATACCAGTCCCAGGACCGCCAAGAAGTTGCTGTATCACGGGTATATTTAAAGCTAACTTCTCAGAAGCCAGATAGGGGCAGCCGTCAAGTTCTGCCTCTCCCTCAAGCAGTGCCGCCGCAAAATCCCTGCACTGCCGGTAACCACATTCCCCGCAATTATATCCAGGCAGCAGGCCTGCAATCTCCTGCGTCATCCTGCATCATTCCCCCCTATACTCGGTAAAACCGTCAATATGCCGCAGCACGCCCATGTGGTGTTCCTTTGCCACCCGCATCTCACCAGTGCACAGGGTGCATATGGCCAGGGGCGCATTATGCCGCAGGGTAAGCTCTTGCCCTACATCAGGCATCTCACTTATCACCTCTGCCAGTTCTGAAGCGCCCTGCCCGCTCAGCCCGTTAGCCTCTATTATCCGGCAACCAGGGTTCGCCTCATTGACACGTTCCCTGAACACTTCCCGTTCGGCCTGGGACACGATATCGCCCTTGGTCGCCACCACCACATCTGCCGTAGTCAACAATGGCCCAACCTTCAATGGAGTATTAGGACCTGTGGTCACATCAATCACACACACTGCAAGGCAACCGTCGGGATAGGGCGCACACCGCAGGCAAAGGCCGGCAGTTTCATTGATAAGTACCCCGGCATCCTGCTCCCTGGCCCATTTCAGCATCTCATCCGTATTGTATATAGCAAAATGGTCAGGGCACATGTCCCTGGACAATCCAATGCGCACAGGTATGTCCAGCCTTTCAAACCTTTTATCATCATCCGTCCACAGGCAGTCTATCTTCACCACCGCAGGCGACATGCCTACCTGTTTAAGCGACCTGATGGTATGCATCAGTACCGATGTCTTACCCGAACCTGGTGTGCCCGCTACTACCACCAGTTTCATATTACCCCGGCTTCCTCGACCAGCCCACCCTGTCTTATGGTATTGCGAAGTGACATCATGTAATTGTCAAGCTTAACAAGTTCAGTGCAGACATTCATCTCACCCGCACTGGTAGTGATGACCTGCCGTATCCCGCCGTTTCGCATCACAATGCGGCGTTTGGTCATAAGTGCCAGAACAGGATCATGGGTTACCACAAGCACGATCTTCCCTTCGGCAGCCAGGAGTTTCAGGGCTTCCTGTTTCTTGATCCCTGCATTTTCGATCTCATCGATGAGCACTATGGGCGAGTCACTAATTACCGCAATGTCAGCAGCCATCAGCGCCCTGGACTGCCCTCCGCTTAATATAGTAAGCTGGTGCCCTGGCTGGATAGACTCCCCGGTAAGTGTATTGGCAATGTCAATTACCCGCTCAACCGTGTCAGAGTTACGGTTCCTGCTCTTGGCATGCATCCTGAGGAACTCTTCTACTGTCATATCAGCAAGGAAATGCATGTTCTGTGAAAGCTGGGCGATACGTTTTTTCCTGGGATCGGTGCGGATATCCCTGCTCGGTGCCTTCCCGTTTATCAGGATTTTGCGCCGGGTCGGGGTATCTCCCTGTGAAAGCTGCTCGATATCACAGATCAGTGTACTTTTACCTGAGCCGGTGGGACCGACAATACCGATTATCTCGCCCGGGCATATGCGTATCTTCTCAACATCTTCTTTTGCACCGGACTTATCGATTCCACATATAATTGTCAGTTCATGAATATCCTGCATATAGGAAACTTTACCAATTATAAATATAAAACTTTCCCATTACAAGATAAAAGCGTCACTATTGTGAAAAAACGACATGTTGATTGTACAATATGGCAAACAAATCATTGACCAATAACTGGCCCGCCATATCCTCTTACCTTGAACGATGCACCGATCTCCCCTGCTATCTGGCGGCATTTCTCAATATCCACGGGCGGCAGGTCAAGAACCGTGAACCTTAATTTTATACCTTCTTTCACCAGATCCCTGGAAAAATCCTTCATCGACTCATAAGCATTCTTGTACATGCGGGGTTGTACCAGCTGGACATAGGTCGCTTTGTCATCAGTATTAAGACTGACAGAAACCTCATCAACTCCCGCCTTTTTCAGCTCACGGGCAACATCACGGTCAGGGTACTGGAGTTTGGCATGCCCGATAGTGTCAATCCTCACACTGACATCCCTGGCCTTTAACCATCGTGTGATCTCAAGCACATCATCCAACCTGGACAGGGGCTCTCCCAGTCCTGTGAACACTACTTCATTATACCCAGAAAGGTCATGTTTGCCAAGTTCCTCGATAACCTCAGCCACTTCGGGCTCCCTTGAAAGTATTAAGTTATAGCCATAGACCCCGTCTGCATAGTTCTTAAGGCAGAAAATACAGTTGCATGTGCACCTGTTCGTGATGTTCAGGTACAGATTCCCATGTGCAGGATAACAAATCGTTCCCAGGTCTTCCTTGTTCATTTTACATTCACTCTCTGGTTAGTACACTTTTAGGCCTAATAATGCAAGCAATCAACATAAGGTTAATCACCTTATACCTGTATTAAGTGTCTTGAGCATCTTTTTTACAGGTTCGGGCAGTCTTCCCCGCTGCAGAGCCTTCATTTGGTCAGGGGTCAGCAGCTTCATGGCTGTGCTCATCATTGGGTCTGACCTCATAAGCCCGTCCATCAGTTTTTTCACATACACTGAAGTTTTTATTTCCAGTCCCATCTGTTCCCGCCACCTGTTCTCGTACTCAGCCAGCTGGCATTTACCTGCCACTGCATCCGCTGCTGTCTCTCCTGCGATCTTCCCGCCAACCATGGCAGTGGGTATGCCGCCGCCATTGGTGGCAATCAGGTGTCCGGCT
Coding sequences within it:
- a CDS encoding ABC transporter ATP-binding protein, translated to MQDIHELTIICGIDKSGAKEDVEKIRICPGEIIGIVGPTGSGKSTLICDIEQLSQGDTPTRRKILINGKAPSRDIRTDPRKKRIAQLSQNMHFLADMTVEEFLRMHAKSRNRNSDTVERVIDIANTLTGESIQPGHQLTILSGGQSRALMAADIAVISDSPIVLIDEIENAGIKKQEALKLLAAEGKIVLVVTHDPVLALMTKRRIVMRNGGIRQVITTSAGEMNVCTELVKLDNYMMSLRNTIRQGGLVEEAGVI
- a CDS encoding radical SAM protein, producing MNKEDLGTICYPAHGNLYLNITNRCTCNCIFCLKNYADGVYGYNLILSREPEVAEVIEELGKHDLSGYNEVVFTGLGEPLSRLDDVLEITRWLKARDVSVRIDTIGHAKLQYPDRDVARELKKAGVDEVSVSLNTDDKATYVQLVQPRMYKNAYESMKDFSRDLVKEGIKLRFTVLDLPPVDIEKCRQIAGEIGASFKVRGYGGPVIGQ